The bacterium sequence AATGCGTGCCATTGACTACTCCTGGCTCCTCAGCCTTGTCGCTGCTTGTGCTTGGGGTTGTCGCAGATCACGCGAACGATCCCCCGCCGACGAATCACGCGGCACTTGTCACACATCTTCCGAACCGAAGCTCGAACCTTCATCGTTTCTTCCTATTCATCGCGTCACCCGGCCCGACTAGTGCGATCCCGGGATCCTCGTCAATACTTCCGGACCGTCGTCCGTGATGAGCACCGTGTGCTCGTAATGTGCTGAGAGGGAGCCGTCGACGGTCACCGCCGTCCAGTCGTCGTCGAGCACCCTCACCTTGTCGCTTCCGATGTTCACCATGGGCTCGATCGCGAAGACCATCCCGGCGCGCAGCCGGGGCCCGCGACCGGGCCTTCCGTAATTGGGAACCTGGGGCGGTTCGTGCATCTCGCGACCGATCCCGTGTCCCACGAACTGGTGAACGACTCCGTACCCTTCTTTCAACGCTCGCTTCTCGATCGCGTGACCGATGTCCGACAGTCGATTCCCCGGCACCATCTTCTCGATGCCGAGATTCATCGACTCTTCTGTCGTGGCCATCAGCTTCTCGGCCTCGGGGTCGACGTCACCGATCGCGATCGTCACGGCCGTGTCGCCGTGCCAACCGCGGTGTTCCACACCGAAATCGAGGCTGATGATGTCGCCCTCGCGGAGCTCGCGTGGTCCTGGAATGCCGTGCACGATCTCGTCGTTGACGGACGCGCAGAGGACCGCTGGGTAGGGCGCTACCCCCCCGGGAGCATACCCCAGAAATGGGGACTGCAACCCCCTCTTTTCCAGGGCCCTGGCCGCGATCTGGTCGAGCTCCCCGGTCGTGACGCCCGGCTGGGCCCGGTCCCGGATTTCGAGGAGGATCTCGGCCGTCTTCTGGCCGACTTCCCTCATCTGCTCGATCTCGCGCCGGCTCTTGATGGCAATCCGCTCGGCGAAACTCACTTTCCACCCCCGAGATGCGACGGGCAGCGACCGCGGGCCGCTCCCTCTCCGACCTCGTTCACTTGTCGAGTGCTTGCTTGATCCTCTCTCCCACCTCTTCGATGGTGCCCATGCCGTCCACCTCGACGAGGCGATCCCGGCTCCTGTAGAAGTCCAGCAGCGGCGCGGTCTTCGCGTCGTACTCCCGCATCCGCTCCCGGATCGTCGCTTCGTTGTCGTCGGCGCGACCCTCGATCTCGGCTCGCTTGAGGAGTCGCTCGACAATCGCGTCGTTGTCCACGGTCAGCGCCAGACAGCAGTCGAGCTCGACGCCGAGTTTCGCGAGCAGCCCCTCGAGCGCCTCCGCCTGGGCGATCGTGCGCGGGAAACCGTCGAGCAGGAAGCCCTTCTTGGCGTCGTCTTCCGAGAGGCGCTCTTCGGCGATGCCGATGACGATCTCGTCCGAGACGAGCTCGCCCGACTCCATCACGGCCTTGGCCTGGAGACCGACCGGCGTCTCCGCCTTGACGGCAGCGCGAAGCATGTCGCCGGTCGACACGTGGGGGATCCCCAGCCGGTCGATCAGGCTCGTCGCCTGGGTGCCCTTCCCTGCTCCGGGAGGCCCCAGCAGGATCATTCGACTCATCTTCCGAGTCTCCCTCGAACGCGGCCCGTGCCGCTGAATCCTTCGTACCGACGCGAGACGAGATGCGCCTCGATCTGGCCCACCGTGTCGAGCGACACGCTCACCGCGATCAGCAGCGCCGTGCCCCCGAAGTAGAAGGGCACGCCCATCTCCTGGGACAGGATCACCGGCAGGACACAGATCGCCGCGACGTAGATCGCCCCGACCAGGGTGAGGCGCGACAGCA is a genomic window containing:
- a CDS encoding adenylate kinase, with translation MSRMILLGPPGAGKGTQATSLIDRLGIPHVSTGDMLRAAVKAETPVGLQAKAVMESGELVSDEIVIGIAEERLSEDDAKKGFLLDGFPRTIAQAEALEGLLAKLGVELDCCLALTVDNDAIVERLLKRAEIEGRADDNEATIRERMREYDAKTAPLLDFYRSRDRLVEVDGMGTIEEVGERIKQALDK
- the rpmJ gene encoding 50S ribosomal protein L36, which translates into the protein MKVRASVRKMCDKCRVIRRRGIVRVICDNPKHKQRQG
- the map gene encoding type I methionyl aminopeptidase; the encoded protein is MSFAERIAIKSRREIEQMREVGQKTAEILLEIRDRAQPGVTTGELDQIAARALEKRGLQSPFLGYAPGGVAPYPAVLCASVNDEIVHGIPGPRELREGDIISLDFGVEHRGWHGDTAVTIAIGDVDPEAEKLMATTEESMNLGIEKMVPGNRLSDIGHAIEKRALKEGYGVVHQFVGHGIGREMHEPPQVPNYGRPGRGPRLRAGMVFAIEPMVNIGSDKVRVLDDDWTAVTVDGSLSAHYEHTVLITDDGPEVLTRIPGSH